From Caretta caretta isolate rCarCar2 chromosome 14, rCarCar1.hap1, whole genome shotgun sequence, the proteins below share one genomic window:
- the SLC16A6 gene encoding monocarboxylate transporter 7: protein MTVNTIKMSCTTPNVYTKVPDGGWGWTVAFAFFVVEALTYGIIKSFGVFFNDLMESFDETNSKISWIISICVFVLTFTAPLSTVLSNRFGHGLVVMVGGILISIGMVTASFARTVVEMYITIGLISGLGYCLSFLPTVTILSQYFDKRRSLVTAVASTGECFAVFSFAPAITSLKEQIGWRYSLLIVGVLQLGIVICGSLLRPIIIQAQEEVKVLPTEEHTETKYMLENEQTRTSIDSIDSGVEVSTSPSSVPGNTKAELKSEEPKETIKMLVEASSSPKEPKIQLLDFSVMKDHGFICYALFGLFATLGFFAPSLYIIPLSISLGIDKDRSAYILSAMAIAEVFGRISAGWLLNKKPIRKIYIELICVILLSIALFAFPLAYEFWGLMICSIFFGFMLGTVAGTHIPMLAEDDVAGIDRMSSAAGVYVFIQSLAGLAGPPLAGVLVDVTQNYRSAFYSCAAGMILGAVFLSLVRPCKAVLCQGQKQGVEGNASEALEDIPDDFIEMDLGKTDDSV, encoded by the exons ATGACTGTCAACACTATAAAAATGTCATGCACCACCCCAAATGTTTATACTAAAGTGCCTGATGGAGGATGGGGATGGACTGTTGCTTTTGCTTTCTTTGTTGTGGAAGCACTTACATATGGTATTATAAAATCATTTGGAGTCTTCTTTAATGATTTGATGGAAAGCTTTGATGAAACGAACAGCAAGATATCATGGATCATTTCAATATGTGTGTTTGTACTAACTTTCACAG CTCCTTTGTCTACAGTCCTGAGTAATCGTTTTGGTCATGGTCTTGTGGTGATGGTCGGAGGTATACTGATCAGTATTGGAATGGTCACGGCCTCCTTTGCACGCACAGTTGTCGAGATGTATATCACAATTGGCCTAATTTCTG GCTTGGGATACTGTCTGTCTTTCCTCCCGACTGTCACCATTTTGTCACAGTATTTTGACAAACGGCGTTCACTGGTCACTGCAGTGGCGTCCACAGGAGAATGTTTTGCTGTCTTCTCTTTTGCACCAG CTATCACCTCTTTGAAGGAGCAGATTGGTTGGAGATACAGTCTCCTGATAGTTGGAGTGCTACAGTTAGGCATTGTCATCTGTGGATCACTGCTGCGACCTATTATTATCCAAGCACAGGAAGAAGTGAAAGTATTGCCAACAGAAGAGCATACAGAGACTAAGTACATGCTTGAAAATGAGCAAACACGCACCTCAATAGATTCAATTGACTCAGGAGTAGAAGTATCTACCTCACCCAGCAGTGTGCCTGGAAACACCAAAGCAGAGCTGAAAAGTGAAGAACCAAAGGAAACCATAAAGATGCTTGTTGAAGCTAGCAGCTCCCCTAAAGAACCAAAAATCCAACTACTGGACTTTTCTGTGATGAAAGACCACGGCTTTATTTGTTATGCACTTTTTGGTCTATTTGCTACTCTGGGATTCTTTGCTCCATCACTCTACATCATTCCTCTCAGCATCAGTCTTGGTATCGACAAGGATCGTTCTGCATACATATTGTCTGCAATGGCCATTGCTGAAGTCTTTGGAAGAATTAGCGCCGGTTGGCTCCTCAACAAGAAGCCTATCCGCAAGATTTACATTGAACTCATATGTGTCATTCTGCTCTCCATAGCTCTCTTTGCCTTCCCTCTTGCCTATGAATTTTGGGGATTGATGATATGTAGCATATTTTTTGGGTTCATGCTTGGAACTGTAGcgggcacacacattccaatgtTAGCCGAAGATGATGTGGCTGGTATTGACAGGATGTCTTCTGCAGCTGGAGTGTATGTGTTCATTCAGAGTTTAGCTGGGTTGGCTGGACCACCCCTTGCAG GTGTGCTAGTGGACGTGACACAGAACTACAGATCAGCCTTCTACTCCTGTGCTGCTGGCATGATACTGGGAGCTGTGTTTCTGTCCTTAGTAAGACCCTGCAAGGCAGTCCTGTGTCAAGGTCAGAAGCAGGGTGTAGAAGGAAATGCATCGGAAGCTTTAGAAGACATACCAGATGACTTTATTGAAATGGATCTTGGAAAAACAGATGATTCAGTATAA